Proteins from a genomic interval of Zonotrichia leucophrys gambelii isolate GWCS_2022_RI chromosome 5, RI_Zleu_2.0, whole genome shotgun sequence:
- the EAPP gene encoding E2F-associated phosphoprotein, with amino-acid sequence MSRLREEDDPYVVEEPSDEERALSSSEDEVDVLLHGTPDQKRKLIRECLTGESESSSDDEFQKEMEAELNTTMKTMEGKWKSPEMGTSSSTGSASTSKYYDDIYFDSDSEDEDKIDTQDVRKNRKHQQRRILSNDELLYDPEEDSRDQEWVDSQRRGYRNQRRAPQQRQAKPAAVPNSDAVLNCPACMTTLCLDCQRHESYKTQYRAMFVMNCVVNKEEILKYRKKVKRSKKRKHSKEIDSIQSNQEEEEIYHPVLCTECSTEVAVMDKDEVFHFFNVLASHS; translated from the exons ATGAGCCGCCTGCGGGAGGAGGATGATCCGTACGTGGTGGAGGAGCCCAGCGACGAGGAGCGAGCGCTCAGCAG CTCCGAGGATGAGGTGGACGTGCTCCTGCACGGCACTCCTGACCAGAAGCGGAAGCTGATACGGGAGTGCCTGACTGGCGAGAGCGAGTCTTCCAGCGACGATGAGTTCCAAAAGGAGATGGAAGCAGAACTAAACACCACCATGAAGACTATGGAAGGCAAATGGAAATCACCCGAAATGG GTACTTCCTCAAGTACTGGATCTGCCAGCACTTCAAAATACTATGATGACATTTACTTTGATTCTGATTCAGAGGATGAAGATAAAATAG ATACACAGGATGTCcggaaaaacagaaaacatcagCAACGGCGGATTCTCTCCAATGATGAGCTGCTGTATGACCCAGAGGAAGACAGCAGAGACCAAGAGTGGGTAGACTCACAGAGGAGAGG GTACCGGAACCAGAGAAGAGCACCACAGCAGAGGCAGGCAAAGCCTGCAGCTGTTCCAAACAGTGATGCTGTTCTGAACTGCCCTGCCTGCATGACAACACTATGTCTGGACTGCCAGAG ACATGAATCTTACAAAACACAGTACAGAGCAATGTTTGTGATGAACTGCGTTGTTAACAAAGAGGAaattctgaaatacagaaagaagGTGAAGAGAAGTAAGAAGAGGAAGCACAGCAAAGAAATTGACTCTATACAATCAAATcaagaagaagaggaaatatATCACCCAGTATTATGTACTGAATGCTCAACTGAAGTAGCAGTAATGGATAAAGATGAAGTTTTTCACTTCTTCAATGTTCTGGCCAGCCACTCCTAA